One part of the Sulfolobus tengchongensis genome encodes these proteins:
- a CDS encoding HAD family hydrolase: MVNFAIWLDGVILKIDLTDPLYQQYKGFSVNLPITYDVFEDWLQVYDEIIRVDNFALLSPYDEISTENILNRINLKPKYVIVNKGKTKPSPEPYKLLINITNWDPLETITLASSPLDLLSARFFDSRIKVVCIKRYYECSKYSPFLYSISLTDALASLKRLKILV; encoded by the coding sequence ATGGTTAATTTTGCCATATGGTTAGACGGTGTAATTTTAAAGATTGACTTGACTGATCCTCTTTATCAACAATACAAGGGATTTAGTGTTAATCTACCAATCACGTATGATGTCTTTGAGGATTGGCTACAAGTATATGATGAAATTATTAGAGTGGATAATTTTGCTCTACTTTCTCCCTATGATGAAATATCAACAGAAAATATACTAAATAGGATCAATTTAAAACCAAAATACGTTATAGTTAATAAAGGAAAGACAAAACCATCACCAGAACCATATAAGTTATTAATTAATATTACAAACTGGGATCCTTTAGAGACAATAACATTAGCATCCTCTCCTTTAGACCTATTATCGGCAAGATTTTTCGATTCCAGAATTAAAGTAGTGTGTATAAAGAGATATTATGAATGTTCTAAATATTCTCCTTTCTTATATTCTATTAGTTTAACTGATGCACTAGCCTCACTGAAGAGGCTTAAAATTCTAGTCTGA
- a CDS encoding sulfurtransferase TusA family protein has protein sequence MSEEMDLTSLECPEPFMKVVGKLMKMERGELKIKYKDPKCRDMLLEAMKLMNCEVLEDLQQNGIYFMHIKKESSDKPRKLELTGGC, from the coding sequence ATGAGCGAAGAAATGGATTTAACTTCCCTTGAATGCCCAGAACCTTTCATGAAGGTAGTAGGAAAGCTTATGAAGATGGAAAGGGGGGAACTTAAGATAAAGTATAAGGATCCTAAATGCAGAGATATGTTATTAGAAGCCATGAAGCTAATGAATTGTGAGGTTTTAGAGGATTTACAACAAAATGGTATATATTTCATGCACATTAAAAAAGAAAGTTCTGATAAACCTAGAAAGCTTGAACTAACTGGAGGTTGCTGA
- the lrs14 gene encoding HTH-type transcriptional regulator Lrs14: protein MQVENIRVRLPSGKEVGLVDALNFCYDLSDTDFQVLKTLLNSGPKTEDELADMLHLSKASINRSVNKLVSLGFVERVKDSSSKGGRPRYIYKPMDADKITEKISNDFKYCADLFSSVMPQELKGK from the coding sequence ATGCAAGTAGAGAATATAAGAGTTAGACTCCCGTCTGGGAAAGAAGTTGGTCTAGTAGACGCTCTTAATTTCTGCTACGATCTCTCAGATACTGACTTTCAAGTATTAAAGACGTTGTTAAACAGTGGTCCTAAAACTGAAGATGAGTTAGCAGATATGCTTCATTTGAGTAAGGCATCTATAAATAGGTCAGTTAACAAGTTAGTTTCATTAGGTTTTGTAGAGAGGGTAAAGGATTCGTCATCTAAGGGCGGTAGACCTAGGTATATCTATAAGCCAATGGATGCAGATAAGATAACTGAAAAAATTTCTAATGATTTTAAGTATTGTGCTGATTTATTCTCAAGTGTGATGCCACAAGAATTAAAAGGCAAGTAA
- a CDS encoding helix-turn-helix domain-containing protein has protein sequence MSLKLSESKEVVRCCYKISDTDVECLFKLVEIGRPISAEELASLMKLSKTTVENSLKKLIEIGLVVRNKDGEEGKRIGRPRYLYAIIHNVDDKIKQDLTNCATKILSATSS, from the coding sequence ATGAGTTTAAAACTTTCAGAAAGTAAAGAGGTTGTGAGGTGCTGTTATAAGATATCCGATACTGACGTTGAATGTCTATTTAAGTTAGTTGAGATTGGAAGACCAATTTCCGCTGAGGAATTAGCTTCATTGATGAAGCTCAGTAAAACTACTGTAGAAAATAGCTTAAAGAAGTTAATAGAAATAGGGTTAGTAGTTAGGAATAAAGATGGAGAAGAAGGAAAAAGGATAGGAAGACCTCGCTATTTATATGCAATAATACATAATGTTGATGATAAAATAAAACAAGATTTGACTAATTGTGCGACAAAGATCTTATCAGCAACCTCCAGTTAG
- a CDS encoding YHS domain-containing protein, giving the protein MKVVCPVCNRLFEAECTPYTTDYNNVKYYFDTEICMLAFLRDPENFIFKCKKSQ; this is encoded by the coding sequence ATGAAGGTTGTATGCCCGGTTTGTAACAGATTATTTGAAGCTGAGTGCACCCCTTATACAACTGATTATAACAATGTTAAATACTACTTTGATACTGAAATATGTATGTTAGCTTTCTTAAGGGACCCAGAAAATTTTATATTCAAATGTAAAAAAAGCCAATAA
- a CDS encoding MFS transporter — protein sequence MKGKLIIFISSLSFFLSYFSRVTWSIVAPFSTLKTTTTEDSIIFALFFFGYILVQIPSGILSDRISANILLSLSLLGISLTSFISAYFPLLRVEYIASFFMGFSAGWIYPITVKLITTSFSGRNLPIAMSIYSLAWPLSIVASGIIIPFLATALGWEFSFYFITLLSLILIVLTLTHLPSLKLPKERSMEFRNIVRNRNALFISIGGFMFYLTYWVLVLYLYKYLLITIRNAYLAGLIYSFTALAGVLSTILAGYIINSFGVKRTFLLFVTFYSISLLFISFSNNILVASIDALSLGLFRFIITPTSSTALAIIGGKERSGSVTGFANFFWQSSGILGSLIAPLMINLFSYTYLWIFVSGISLLSLVFYYKLKFM from the coding sequence GTGAAAGGTAAATTAATTATCTTCATTTCATCGCTCTCATTTTTTCTTTCATATTTCTCAAGAGTCACCTGGAGTATCGTCGCACCGTTTTCGACGTTAAAGACCACAACTACAGAGGATAGTATAATATTTGCGTTATTTTTCTTCGGCTATATACTAGTTCAGATTCCCTCAGGTATTCTATCAGACCGCATTTCGGCTAATATCTTGCTTTCTCTCTCACTATTGGGTATATCTTTAACTTCGTTTATCTCTGCGTATTTTCCTTTACTGCGAGTAGAGTATATTGCAAGCTTCTTCATGGGTTTTTCTGCAGGCTGGATATATCCGATCACGGTGAAATTAATTACTACATCGTTTAGTGGCAGAAATTTACCAATTGCGATGAGCATTTATAGCTTAGCGTGGCCATTATCCATTGTAGCATCAGGTATTATAATACCCTTTTTGGCCACGGCTCTCGGGTGGGAGTTTTCATTTTATTTCATAACTCTACTTTCCTTAATTTTAATAGTTCTAACACTTACTCACCTCCCTTCTCTAAAACTGCCCAAAGAACGCTCAATGGAATTCAGAAATATAGTTAGGAATAGAAATGCGCTATTCATATCAATTGGGGGTTTCATGTTTTATTTAACATATTGGGTTCTTGTGCTTTATCTTTATAAATATCTACTTATTACGATTAGAAATGCGTATTTAGCAGGGCTTATATACTCCTTTACAGCATTGGCAGGCGTTCTTTCCACCATTTTAGCAGGATATATAATAAACTCTTTTGGAGTAAAGAGAACGTTCTTGCTATTCGTAACTTTTTATAGCATTTCTCTTCTTTTTATTTCATTTTCCAATAATATTTTAGTTGCAAGTATAGATGCCTTATCCCTAGGTTTATTCAGATTCATCATAACTCCCACTAGCTCTACAGCATTAGCAATAATAGGTGGAAAAGAAAGAAGCGGGAGTGTAACTGGTTTCGCAAATTTTTTCTGGCAGTCTAGCGGTATATTAGGCTCTCTTATAGCTCCTCTTATGATAAACTTATTTTCATATACATATTTGTGGATTTTTGTTAGCGGGATCTCTTTACTTTCTTTAGTATTTTATTATAAACTTAAATTTATGTAA
- a CDS encoding radical SAM protein — translation MTLRLVSSPDWVRLSFGADMVLGFSPGIFLKGALNTTINLLQYYPDGCKANCLYCGQAREVANGPECKTLIRVEWPLRPLNEVIKRIYERQGNPEYGLQRICVGQLAHPRASPDAIEITRRIRDAGIELQISELVTATYTFKHHMIEMRKAGANMIDVAIDAASERLFDELRGKKARSMHSWKRYLEAIDEAVEVFGKKNAGIHLIIGLGETEKEAIDLMWYAHTRGAKISLFAFYPETGTPMENKKPVPVNVYRRMQIARWLIENDIVNISSFRFNERGELIDIELPDDITLDEIAPAFMTSGCPGCNRPYSNERPGKVLKNIPWYPSKEMALRAVKASRLESLINKLAR, via the coding sequence ATGACCCTTCGTCTAGTTTCTAGTCCAGATTGGGTAAGATTAAGTTTCGGCGCAGATATGGTTCTAGGTTTTTCTCCCGGGATATTTTTGAAGGGGGCTCTAAATACTACAATTAATTTACTTCAATACTACCCAGATGGATGCAAAGCTAATTGTCTATATTGTGGTCAAGCTAGAGAAGTTGCTAATGGACCAGAATGTAAGACCTTAATAAGAGTAGAATGGCCACTAAGGCCCTTAAATGAAGTAATAAAGAGAATATATGAAAGGCAGGGTAATCCAGAATACGGTCTTCAAAGGATATGTGTAGGACAACTAGCTCATCCTAGAGCTTCCCCAGATGCCATAGAAATAACAAGGAGGATTAGAGATGCTGGCATAGAATTACAAATCTCAGAATTAGTTACTGCAACTTACACGTTTAAACATCATATGATAGAGATGAGAAAAGCTGGAGCTAATATGATAGATGTTGCAATAGATGCTGCTAGTGAAAGATTATTTGACGAATTAAGAGGAAAGAAAGCGAGGAGCATGCACTCATGGAAGAGGTATTTAGAGGCAATAGATGAAGCCGTTGAAGTATTTGGGAAAAAGAATGCAGGTATTCATCTAATAATAGGGTTAGGAGAGACGGAAAAAGAAGCTATAGATCTTATGTGGTATGCACATACTAGGGGTGCTAAGATTTCGCTTTTTGCATTTTATCCAGAAACTGGTACTCCTATGGAAAATAAGAAACCAGTTCCAGTTAATGTTTATAGAAGAATGCAAATAGCTAGATGGCTAATTGAAAATGATATTGTTAATATAAGCTCATTTAGGTTTAATGAGAGAGGGGAGTTAATAGATATTGAACTACCAGACGATATAACTTTGGACGAGATAGCACCAGCATTCATGACTAGTGGTTGTCCCGGCTGTAATAGACCATATTCTAATGAAAGGCCAGGTAAGGTATTAAAAAACATTCCCTGGTATCCTAGCAAGGAAATGGCTTTACGTGCAGTTAAAGCGTCAAGGTTGGAATCATTGATAAATAAATTAGCGAGATAG
- a CDS encoding CoA-binding protein → MQNEEEIIKEVLLKYKNIATVGFSKDPSKPAFQVPKFLIEHGYNVIPVNPSANEILGRKSYPSILDVPDKVEVVEIFRPSNEVPKIVDQVLERVKKVGDVKVIWMQEGIRNDEAAEKARKAGLIVIQDRCMYKEYMKKIKSEGNPPPVSSLKSS, encoded by the coding sequence ATGCAGAATGAAGAAGAGATCATAAAGGAAGTTCTGCTCAAATACAAAAATATAGCAACTGTTGGATTTTCAAAAGATCCATCAAAGCCAGCTTTCCAAGTACCTAAGTTCTTAATAGAGCATGGATACAATGTAATACCAGTAAATCCGTCAGCCAATGAGATATTGGGAAGGAAGTCTTACCCATCAATTCTTGACGTTCCAGATAAAGTAGAGGTCGTGGAAATATTTAGACCATCAAATGAAGTACCTAAAATAGTCGATCAAGTTTTGGAAAGAGTAAAGAAAGTCGGTGATGTAAAAGTAATATGGATGCAGGAAGGAATCAGAAATGATGAGGCCGCTGAGAAGGCTAGAAAAGCTGGGCTTATAGTAATCCAAGATAGGTGCATGTATAAGGAATACATGAAGAAAATAAAAAGTGAGGGCAATCCTCCTCCAGTATCATCCTTAAAAAGTAGTTAA
- a CDS encoding glycine cleavage system protein H — translation MKILGFTFPDDLLYDPEKHVWVRIESDSVVSIGVTDLGQYMAGKIFQITVKQKGEKVNGRSILFSLESAKWIGKFRLPIEGEIIDVNEEVIKNPSLINQRPYDSWIVKIRVNDMDVIRNVFKTIQDAYKQFEEEAKRVVR, via the coding sequence ATGAAGATCTTAGGTTTCACCTTTCCTGATGACCTACTTTACGATCCAGAGAAACACGTCTGGGTAAGAATAGAAAGTGATAGTGTTGTTAGCATTGGCGTAACTGATCTAGGACAGTACATGGCGGGAAAGATATTCCAGATTACGGTAAAGCAGAAAGGTGAGAAAGTAAACGGCAGAAGTATATTATTCTCTTTAGAGAGTGCAAAATGGATAGGCAAATTTAGATTACCAATAGAAGGCGAAATTATTGACGTAAACGAGGAAGTGATAAAAAATCCCTCTTTAATTAACCAAAGACCTTATGATAGCTGGATAGTCAAGATTAGAGTTAATGATATGGATGTAATTAGGAATGTCTTTAAGACCATTCAAGATGCATATAAACAATTCGAAGAAGAGGCAAAAAGAGTTGTCAGATGA
- a CDS encoding radical SAM protein, producing the protein MRPLFFYAPNLKRYETDFLDSKKGWKALSVTGTYCAFNCKHCGKRVLETMIDGSNQARLEDELVKAVMRGDKGIILSGGSSIRGDVPIWRYSNTLRRYSEKLTIIAHTGVVKSEDIAIKFKESGVKIALLDMVADNETIRDVLGQPFTVEDYLNSFKYLKKVGIKIVPHVILGLSKRGIKGDLEAIKLLTEVNPDALIIVGLMPLMGTEMGNSTPPTPEDMIEGLKLARDTFSNIPINLGCARPRGKSYIKVEKFAVDYDIDAIAFPEEETYEYAKGKREIFLSSACCGNVVIDILR; encoded by the coding sequence ATGAGACCATTATTCTTTTATGCACCAAACCTAAAACGATATGAAACAGACTTTTTGGATTCTAAGAAAGGATGGAAAGCATTATCAGTAACTGGAACATATTGTGCGTTTAATTGTAAGCATTGTGGAAAGAGGGTACTAGAAACCATGATAGATGGCTCTAATCAAGCTAGACTTGAGGACGAGTTAGTGAAAGCAGTAATGAGAGGAGATAAGGGAATCATATTATCTGGTGGTTCTTCTATAAGAGGTGATGTTCCAATATGGCGATATTCTAACACATTAAGAAGATATTCTGAGAAATTGACTATAATTGCTCATACTGGTGTAGTTAAGAGTGAGGATATAGCAATAAAATTTAAAGAGAGTGGCGTCAAGATTGCACTACTTGACATGGTTGCTGATAACGAGACAATTAGAGATGTATTAGGTCAACCATTTACTGTTGAAGATTACCTTAATTCCTTTAAGTATCTAAAGAAGGTCGGAATAAAAATAGTTCCACATGTTATCTTAGGGTTAAGTAAGAGAGGTATAAAAGGTGATTTAGAAGCAATAAAATTACTTACAGAAGTTAATCCAGACGCTTTAATAATCGTAGGTCTAATGCCTTTAATGGGAACAGAGATGGGTAACTCTACGCCTCCGACACCGGAAGATATGATAGAGGGGTTAAAGTTGGCTAGGGATACATTTTCTAACATTCCAATAAATTTAGGTTGTGCAAGACCTAGAGGTAAATCTTATATTAAAGTCGAAAAGTTTGCAGTAGACTATGATATAGACGCAATTGCCTTTCCGGAGGAAGAGACTTATGAATACGCTAAAGGTAAGAGAGAAATATTCTTAAGTAGTGCATGTTGCGGTAATGTAGTTATAGATATATTAAGGTGA
- a CDS encoding lipoyl protein ligase domain-containing protein — protein sequence MQEFRFLIERNNQAYILAGEEALLTSIVNGAQPVVRFVIFDPPAVLVGYHQAVDQEVNIEEVRKRNWDIGRRPTGGGTIIMGPWQLGWEIYASNDVLGYTPENAIKYGAKGVIKTLEKLGIKASFRPKNDVEVNGRKISGIGAFSEGRYVAVTGTLLLDFDADAMISVLRLSSEKLRDKLAKDFKDRLTWINKELVKPIDMEELINIAKESFAEALEVKLLDSNYTELEKKSISELALKYSSPEWIFNLRKPLIGDDIRYTERKFPGGLVKVQIKLTGRNLIESIIITGDFFIEPRTAIYDLEARLKWSRIEDIEREVKEWFRNVSTIGITEEDLINLIKEVLK from the coding sequence ATGCAAGAATTTAGATTTTTAATCGAGCGAAATAATCAAGCTTACATATTAGCGGGAGAAGAAGCATTACTTACTTCAATAGTTAATGGAGCTCAACCAGTTGTTAGATTTGTTATATTTGATCCTCCTGCGGTACTTGTTGGCTATCACCAAGCAGTAGATCAAGAGGTCAATATAGAAGAAGTACGAAAGAGAAATTGGGATATTGGTAGAAGACCTACCGGTGGAGGTACCATCATAATGGGGCCATGGCAGTTAGGGTGGGAAATATACGCAAGTAATGATGTTCTAGGATATACGCCAGAAAACGCTATAAAATATGGTGCTAAGGGAGTGATAAAAACTTTGGAAAAATTAGGTATAAAAGCATCGTTTAGACCAAAAAATGACGTTGAAGTTAATGGAAGGAAGATTTCAGGCATTGGAGCGTTTTCGGAGGGGAGATATGTCGCAGTCACTGGTACGCTATTACTAGACTTTGATGCAGACGCAATGATTTCAGTACTTAGACTGTCATCTGAAAAACTTAGAGATAAGCTAGCCAAGGACTTTAAAGATAGACTAACGTGGATTAATAAAGAGTTAGTAAAACCAATAGATATGGAGGAATTAATAAATATTGCCAAAGAGTCATTCGCAGAAGCGCTTGAAGTTAAATTATTAGACAGTAACTATACTGAATTAGAGAAAAAAAGTATAAGTGAGTTAGCCTTAAAGTACTCTTCGCCAGAGTGGATATTCAATTTAAGAAAGCCATTAATTGGGGATGATATAAGATATACGGAGAGGAAATTTCCTGGAGGTTTAGTGAAAGTTCAGATAAAGTTGACTGGTAGGAATTTAATAGAGTCTATAATAATTACTGGCGATTTCTTTATTGAACCAAGAACTGCAATATATGATTTAGAAGCCAGATTAAAGTGGAGCAGAATTGAGGATATAGAACGGGAAGTTAAAGAGTGGTTTAGAAACGTGAGTACGATAGGCATAACTGAGGAAGATCTCATAAATTTAATTAAAGAGGTGTTAAAATGA